A window of the Ignisphaera sp. genome harbors these coding sequences:
- a CDS encoding Nre family DNA repair protein produces MSSSLCILCRGAKYLCGRAYCPILAKTRAYIKVSNVSDTVFGSSPPSVFIGRIGYPNVFAGPMAPAETGDTSIYDYPELWQSKPVDEVVSMRLSLFLGRRVVGVTNIDDRFVQELQQMVLTLKPVDIEMRFAKRPRGYSFSEFEPPIGPRAPIDSFKVVSIPSTSRVVEKVYEDVDATASEAVVKLYRGGVLVSQIQKIFSVGALGNAKRRRLVPTRWAITAVDDIISRHLITERIRFYSQLSEIQVFVRFYAKNLFISILIPGEWSFEWMEAWFPKSTWNPTGGEVVVEGDHELFRPRDEYASIGGCYYAARLATTEYLHRIARKAVAVVLREIYPGFDIPIGVWFVREQLRAMYNQKPYSVSSLDEALRIVDKYTALGSKTWVRKSRILTLLLKNSRLDNYFR; encoded by the coding sequence ATGAGTAGTAGTCTATGTATTTTGTGCAGAGGGGCAAAATATCTTTGTGGAAGGGCTTACTGCCCAATACTAGCAAAGACAAGGGCATACATCAAAGTCTCTAACGTTTCTGACACTGTCTTCGGCTCCTCACCTCCATCAGTCTTCATCGGGAGGATTGGGTATCCAAATGTTTTTGCAGGGCCTATGGCGCCTGCCGAAACCGGTGATACATCTATCTACGACTATCCAGAGCTTTGGCAGTCTAAGCCTGTGGACGAGGTTGTTTCTATGAGGCTTAGCCTATTTCTTGGTAGAAGGGTTGTTGGTGTAACGAATATAGATGATAGGTTTGTTCAAGAGCTTCAGCAAATGGTCTTGACTCTAAAGCCTGTGGATATAGAGATGAGGTTTGCTAAAAGGCCTAGGGGCTATAGCTTCAGCGAGTTCGAGCCCCCTATAGGCCCTAGAGCACCTATAGACAGCTTCAAAGTTGTTTCAATTCCGTCGACATCTAGAGTTGTTGAAAAAGTTTATGAAGATGTAGATGCAACCGCATCAGAAGCTGTTGTCAAGCTTTATAGAGGTGGTGTCCTAGTTTCACAAATACAGAAAATATTTAGTGTAGGAGCCTTAGGCAATGCAAAGAGGAGGAGGCTTGTCCCAACAAGATGGGCTATAACAGCAGTAGACGATATAATATCGAGACACTTGATAACAGAGAGGATAAGGTTCTACAGCCAACTAAGCGAGATACAAGTTTTTGTAAGGTTCTATGCGAAGAACCTATTCATATCGATTCTCATCCCAGGTGAATGGAGCTTCGAGTGGATGGAGGCCTGGTTCCCAAAATCTACATGGAATCCAACTGGTGGTGAGGTTGTTGTTGAGGGAGACCACGAATTGTTTAGACCTAGAGATGAATATGCATCTATAGGGGGGTGTTACTATGCTGCCAGGCTCGCAACAACTGAATACCTACATAGGATAGCTAGAAAGGCAGTAGCTGTAGTTTTGAGGGAGATCTACCCAGGTTTCGACATACCTATTGGCGTCTGGTTTGTGAGAGAGCAGCTCAGGGCTATGTATAACCAGAAGCCTTACAGTGTTAGCAGCTTAGATGAGGCTCTGAGGATAGTCGACAAATATACTGCGTTGGGATCAAAGACCTGGGTTAGAAAGTCGAGAATTCTAACACTTTTGTTAAAAAATAGTAGATTGGATAATTATTTTAGGTAA
- a CDS encoding ABC transporter permease, with amino-acid sequence MYRRLLVYIVKRFITMIIAIWIGLTITFAISRLLPFNAADYFVARVLSAGASLRGEEIEALRNTLMQLYGLNKPIILQYIDFLKNYITGNMGPSFAFFPTPVSEIIAWALPWSLALLLTVSVLNWIIGNIIGTLSAVTKRGRIAKALENFALTVTPIPYVILGLSFLIIYALVLRLPLTMYGRPVPPQLSFDFILSLLQRMMLPAISLLIFGWIGDFLAMRNLAIRLKQEDFILYKILQGAPQKKITTAVFRNALIPQYTSLLLGLSRVFLGSVTVEYLFNYPGIGLVLQSAIANADYNLMLGIISLTVIAVGISTFILDLTYPLIDPRIRYPGAG; translated from the coding sequence ATGTATAGAAGGTTGCTTGTGTATATTGTAAAGCGTTTTATTACTATGATTATTGCTATATGGATTGGCTTAACAATCACCTTTGCGATTTCTAGGCTACTACCTTTTAATGCTGCTGACTACTTTGTAGCTAGGGTTCTTTCCGCTGGAGCCAGTCTAAGAGGTGAGGAGATTGAAGCGCTAAGGAATACGCTCATGCAACTATATGGCCTTAATAAACCCATAATTTTACAATACATAGATTTTCTTAAAAATTATATAACCGGGAACATGGGTCCTTCATTTGCTTTTTTCCCAACTCCTGTAAGTGAAATAATTGCTTGGGCTCTACCCTGGAGTCTAGCTTTGCTTTTAACTGTGAGTGTGCTGAACTGGATAATAGGTAACATAATTGGCACTCTATCTGCGGTTACCAAGAGGGGGCGGATTGCAAAGGCGTTAGAAAACTTTGCTCTAACTGTAACCCCTATACCATATGTTATTTTGGGGCTCTCTTTCCTGATCATTTATGCACTTGTACTAAGACTCCCGCTAACGATGTATGGTCGTCCAGTTCCGCCACAACTAAGCTTCGACTTCATACTCTCTTTGCTTCAAAGAATGATGTTACCAGCCATCAGCTTATTGATTTTCGGATGGATTGGAGATTTTCTGGCAATGAGAAACTTGGCAATCAGGTTAAAACAAGAGGACTTTATACTGTATAAAATATTGCAAGGAGCTCCTCAGAAGAAGATAACCACAGCTGTTTTTAGGAATGCTTTAATTCCGCAATATACAAGTTTACTACTAGGTTTATCTAGGGTTTTCCTAGGATCTGTAACCGTTGAGTATTTATTCAACTATCCAGGTATAGGATTGGTGCTACAATCAGCTATTGCAAATGCCGACTATAATTTGATGCTTGGTATTATATCTCTAACAGTAATTGCTGTAGGCATAAGCACATTTATTTTAGATTTAACGTACCCATTAATAGATCCGAGAATAAGATACCCAGGGGCTGGGTAG
- a CDS encoding peroxiredoxin — protein sequence MEVKIPLQIGSKFPEMTVVTTHGVKKLPDDYKGKWLVLFSHPADYTPVCTTEFVGFAVRYEDFKKLNAELLGLSVDSVYAHIKWTEWIKEKFGVEIPFPIIADPTGEVAAKLNMFPVGGTHTIRAVFIVDPNGVIRAMLYYPAETGRNLDEILRLLKALQVSDKYRVALPANWPNNALIGERAIVPPPTTVADAQERLKKYECFDWWFCHKEIPAEEAEEAKRFLERAAKRPELPKK from the coding sequence ATGGAAGTGAAAATACCTCTTCAAATAGGGTCTAAATTCCCCGAAATGACTGTTGTGACAACACACGGTGTTAAGAAGCTACCTGACGACTACAAAGGAAAGTGGCTTGTGCTCTTCAGCCACCCAGCTGACTATACACCAGTTTGTACAACAGAATTTGTGGGATTTGCTGTTAGATACGAGGATTTCAAAAAGCTTAATGCAGAGTTGCTCGGACTTAGCGTTGATAGTGTGTATGCCCATATCAAGTGGACTGAGTGGATAAAGGAGAAATTTGGTGTTGAGATACCATTCCCAATTATAGCTGATCCAACTGGTGAAGTTGCAGCAAAACTCAATATGTTCCCGGTTGGGGGCACACATACTATCAGGGCTGTGTTCATAGTCGATCCAAATGGTGTTATAAGAGCCATGCTGTACTATCCAGCCGAGACTGGCAGAAACTTGGATGAGATACTAAGGCTCTTGAAGGCTCTTCAAGTATCTGACAAATACCGTGTAGCGCTACCTGCCAACTGGCCAAACAATGCATTGATTGGTGAGAGAGCTATTGTGCCACCGCCAACCACGGTTGCAGATGCTCAGGAGAGGCTGAAGAAGTACGAGTGCTTTGACTGGTGGTTCTGCCACAAGGAGATACCTGCTGAGGAAGCTGAAGAGGCTAAGAGGTTCCTTGAGAGAGCCGCTAAAAGACCGGAGCTACCAAAGAAGTGA
- a CDS encoding MTH1187 family thiamine-binding protein: protein MAILVELRVVPVGTKTTSLSGYVAKVIELIKSRGYNYFLSPMGTSIEVKTFDDIAKLLEDITNMLRSEGVQRIVIDIAIDARFDKDAHLESKIRSVEEKLAIA, encoded by the coding sequence ATGGCCATACTTGTAGAGCTTAGGGTTGTACCTGTAGGCACAAAAACAACTAGTTTGAGTGGCTATGTGGCAAAGGTTATCGAGTTGATAAAGAGTAGAGGCTACAACTACTTCTTAAGTCCTATGGGAACATCTATAGAGGTTAAAACGTTTGACGATATAGCAAAGCTGTTAGAGGATATCACAAACATGCTCAGAAGCGAGGGTGTGCAGAGAATTGTGATAGACATAGCAATTGATGCGAGATTCGACAAGGATGCCCATCTAGAGTCGAAGATTAGAAGCGTTGAAGAAAAGCTAGCCATAGCTTGA